One genomic segment of Syngnathus acus chromosome 1, fSynAcu1.2, whole genome shotgun sequence includes these proteins:
- the slc2a15b gene encoding solute carrier family 2 member 15b, whose amino-acid sequence MVEELLVLNDAKSNSNLSKSLLAVAFLASFGSSMLYGFNLAVVNSPAEYIKNFYNETLQENYNWIPDERHLTVLYSLTVSIFAIGGMIGALLVGRLVTKYGRKGTLVRSTVLVFVGGGLMGLSRAWRAPAMVIIGRFIVGVHSGISLSVVPMYLGEIAPKNVRGFLGLIPSIHICLGVFIAQVLGLQELMGKEEHWPLLMSLIVFPTLVQLMLLPWFPESPRYLLIEKGNVHATIAALKWFRAKGNIQLEVEEMQEEQRSLSSTQTVSVCGLLMDRCVRWQVITIVVVNIGMQLSGIDAIWFYTNDIFKNAGIPEPHIQYTTVGTGAIEVISGMLGCFAIERVGRRPLMIGGYIFMSLCCVGITVSVLFQEQLSFMRYISVGCVVGIIAGFCIGPAGVPFLITAELFKQSHRPAAYTMGGCLNWLSNFTIGFVFPFLELATGPYCYLIFCAICLGVAVYTIFIIPETKNKTFMEISQMFATKNNLLEEELTSNELLKMSHMNGYGTLGHRDVK is encoded by the exons ATGGTGGAGGAACTGTTGGTGTTAAACGATGCAAAATCCAACTCG AACCTCTCAAAGTCACTGCTGGCGGTGGCTTTTCTGGCGTCGTTTGGCAGTTCCATGCTCTATGGATTCAATCTTGCTGTGGTCAACTCGCCTGCAGAG TACATCAAAAACTTCTACAACGAAACACTTCAAGAAAATTATAACTGGATTCCAGATGAGAGGCACCTCACAGTCTTATATTCCCTCACTGTGTCTATCTTTGCTATTGGTGGAATGATTGGAGCCTTGTTAGTGGGAAGACTCGTAACCAAGTATGGAAG GAAGGGGACGTTGGTGCGATCAActgtgcttgtgtttgttgGAGGAGGTCTTATGGGCCTCAGCAGAGCATGGAGGGCACCAGCCATGGTCATCATCGGGCGCTTCATTGTTGGAGTACATTCCG GTATCTCTCTCAGTGTGGTGCCAATGTACCTTGGTGAGATTGCTCCCAAGAATGTACGAGGTTTCCTGGGTCTTATTCCGAGCATCCATATTTGTCTTGGGGTCTTCATTGCCCAGGTCCTGGGGCTCCAAGAGCTGATGGGAAAG GAAGAGCACTGGCCTCTGCTCATGTCCCTGATAGTATTTCCAACCCTGGTCCAGCTGatgctgttgccatggtttccTGAGAGCCCACGGTACCTGTTGATAGAAAAAGGAAATGTTCATGCCACCATTGCAG CTCTCAAGTGGTTCCGCGCTAAAGGCAACATCCAGTTGGAGGTGGAGGAGATGCAGGAGGAACAACGCTCTTTGTCCTCCACCCAGACTGTATCTGTGTGTGGACTCCTTATGGACCGCTGCGTTCGCTGGCAAGTCATCACCATTGTGGTGGTCAACATCGGCATGCAGCTGTCTGGCATTGATGCG ATTTGGTTCTACACAAATGATATATTCAAGAATGCTGGAATTCCAGAACCCCATATTCAGTATACCACAGTGGGAACCGGAGCCATCGAGGTCATTTCCGGAATGCTGGGT TGTTTTGCAATTGAGCGTGTAGGTCGGAGACCTCTGATGATTGGTGGTTATATCTTCATGAGCCTCTGCTGTGTTGGGATCACTGTGTCGGTCCTCTTCCAG GAGCAGCTGTCCTTTATGCGCTACATCAGCGTGGGCTGCGTGGTTGGGATTATTGCTGGCTTCTGCATCGGTCCAG CCGGCGTGCCCTTCCTGATCACGGCGGAGCTGTTCAAACAGTCGCACAGACCAGCAGCCTACACGATGGGAGGTTGTCTCAACTGGTTATCAAACTTCACCATTGGCTTTGTCTTTCCCTTTCTTGAG CTGGCCACCGGTCCTTACTGTTACCTCATCTTCTGTGCAATATGCCTGGGAGTGGCCGTCTACACCATCTTCATCATTCCCGAGACCAAGAACAAAACCTTCATGGAAATCAGTCAAATGTTTGCCACCAAAAACAACCTCCTTGAAGAGGAGCTGACATCCAATGAGCTTCTGAAAATGTCTCACATGAACGGCTATGGGACGCTGGGCCATCGAGATGTAAAGTAG